A stretch of Lathyrus oleraceus cultivar Zhongwan6 chromosome 6, CAAS_Psat_ZW6_1.0, whole genome shotgun sequence DNA encodes these proteins:
- the LOC127095790 gene encoding uncharacterized mitochondrial protein AtMg00240-like, whose product MDACKDIATPMGSRTYLDQDESGTPIDITKYRGMISSLLYLTASRPDIMFSICLYARFQACPKEYHLTVVKRIMKYLKGTSNVGLWYPKGSICSLFGFSDADYEGCKTDRKSTSGTCHIFGNA is encoded by the coding sequence ATGGATGCTTGCAAAGATATAGCCACTCCAATGGGATCAAGGACATATCTTGATCAGGACGAATCCGGAACTCCAATTGATATTACTAAGTATCGAGGTATGATCAGTTCCTTGTTATATCTAACGGCTAGTCGACCTGATATTATGTTTAGTATATGTTTATATGCTCGATTTCAAGCATGTCCAAAGGAATATCATCTCACTGTTGTAAAGAGAATaatgaagtatctcaaaggaacatCCAATGTTGGCTTATGGTACCCCAAAGGTAGTATATGTAGTCTTTTTGGTTTCTCTGATGCAGATTATGAAGGATGCAAAACAGACAGAAAAAGCACGAGTGGAACATGTCACATATTTGGAAATGCTTAG